Proteins found in one Rhodobacteraceae bacterium D3-12 genomic segment:
- a CDS encoding glutathione S-transferase family protein codes for MTPTYRLHYAPDNASLIVRLALEELGLPYETALVDRAANAQASAAYRSLNPHGLIPVLETPNGAIFETGAILLWLADTHGVLAPAPDAPERGDFLKWLFFLSNTLHPGLRMLFYPAKYAGADPTHQAALSATMQSALKTHLQALDNLAATHPPYFNAIPVSALDLYLPPLLRWAALYPSGGTAWFSLSDTPHLAAHAARIEQRPSVGRAILAEGLGETPFTRPIHATPPEGSAT; via the coding sequence ATGACCCCGACCTACCGCCTGCATTACGCCCCTGACAACGCGTCGCTCATCGTGCGGCTGGCGTTAGAGGAACTCGGCCTGCCGTATGAGACCGCCCTCGTTGACCGCGCGGCCAATGCACAGGCGTCTGCGGCTTATCGCTCTCTCAATCCACATGGGCTGATCCCGGTGCTGGAAACCCCTAACGGAGCGATCTTCGAAACTGGCGCAATCCTGCTCTGGCTCGCTGACACACACGGCGTGCTGGCCCCCGCACCCGATGCGCCTGAGCGCGGTGATTTCCTCAAATGGCTGTTCTTTTTGTCGAACACGCTCCACCCCGGCCTGCGAATGCTGTTCTATCCCGCCAAATACGCCGGCGCCGACCCTACCCACCAAGCCGCGCTCAGCGCCACCATGCAAAGCGCGCTTAAAACGCACCTGCAAGCGCTCGATAATCTCGCCGCAACCCACCCGCCCTATTTCAATGCCATTCCGGTCTCGGCGCTTGATCTCTACTTGCCGCCGCTCCTGCGGTGGGCCGCGCTTTACCCCAGCGGCGGCACGGCTTGGTTCTCGCTTTCCGACACGCCGCATCTGGCCGCCCATGCGGCGCGGATCGAACAGCGCCCCAGCGTTGGGCGCGCCATCCTTGCCGAAGGGCTGGGCGAAACGCCCTTCACCCGCCCCATCCACGCCACCCCACCAGAAGGAAGCGCAACCTAG